The DNA sequence ATCGTACGAAGATATTCGATGCTGTCATAAAAACACCGGTAACAAATGCTACATTGGAAAGAATGCTCACAGCATACAAAAAAGTAAAACCTGACCCGAATAATACAAAACCCGTATCCGTGAAGAAACAGGTTAAAGGTCTTGTATCAATGAAGACAACCTTTGATAAGGGCCTTGGAACTTATGTGAGGGAAGACATTGAAAAGTTTCTTTATGAACTACAGGTTTTCTGTGATTATGTCCAACAACAGGCGCCTATGGCTCCATATGGCAAGAAAAGACCACCACAAGTGTGAGAGGGGCAGTGAATAGTGGAAAGTGGAAAGGCCGTGAAGCCCCGCAAGCGAGGACAGGCGCCTTTTTCTTTGCCGGATTCACATATGCATGATAGAAGCTTATGTGAATCCGGCAAAGAAAAAACCAGGGAAAGCAACGGAAACAAAACAATGAAGCAAAAACCTTTGACAATACCAACCGGAGGAAGAGAGGTTCCGGCTTAAACTTCAAATAAACTTTGAATTGAAGCCTGATATATGTTACTAATGAGTTGTATTTACACTATATTTCGTGAGGAACAATGGAAAAGATCAAGACATTAAGGGGATTCAGGGACATCCTGGGTGAAGAAATCCATAAATTCAGACTCATAGAAAACATTTCAAGAAAATATTTTGGCCTCCTCGGCTTTAAGGAGATTGAAATCCCTGTTCTCGAAAAAACCGAGCTCTTTGTGAGGAGTATCGGAGATACAACGGATATTGTAGAAAAGGAGATGTTTACCTTCACGGATATCGGAGGCGATTCTCTTACCCTGCGCCCTGAGGCTACAGCAGGCATGGTGAGATCGTACCTGCAGGAAGGCATGTACGTTAAGGAAAGGATGAGCAAAGTCTTTACCATAGGACCTATGTTCCGGCATGAAAGGCCCCAGAAAGGCAGGTTCCGTGAATTCCACCAGGTTGACGTAGAGGTCTTCGGGGTAAGTGAGCCATTGGTTGATGCAGAACTTTTATGGATGATTTCGTTGATACTGCATGAACTCAACATCCGCGATTACCGTATGGAAGTAAACAGCGTCGGCTGTAAAACATGCAGGGAAACCTTCAGGGATATGCTTGTTTCATATTTTGAAGAGAAAAAGGACGGGCTATGCGAGGATTGTAACAGGCGACTGCAACGAAACCCTTTGAGAATATTTGACTGTAAAAATGCCCAGTGTATCGAAATAAGCCGGCATTCTCCCTTGCTCTATAATTACTTGTGCAATGGATGCAGGGAACATTTTGATGCATTTTTGGAATATATTAATGGTTTTGGTGTCGAGGTTGTTATCAATAAGAGGCTTGTCCGGGGACTTGACTACTACACAAAAACGGTTTTCGAAATAACATCCGATGATCTCGGAGCACAGAAGGCATTCATTGCAGGCGGGAGATACGATAACCTTGTTGAAGAGATGGGCGGTCCTTCGACGCCGGGTATAGGTTTCGGCGCAGGCGTTGAAAGACTGGCATTATTGATGAAAACTCCTGCTTTGTCTGAAAAACCTTCCTGTTTTCTTGCCTATATGGGAGACAGGGCAAGGGATTACCTTGTACCGCTGTTAAAGTCTTTTACAAAAGAAGGGTTGCCATTGAATTACTCATACGAAGGCAAGTCTTTAAAATCACAGATGCGATATGCCGACAGCTTACATGCAGATTTTGTATTGATACTCGGTGATGATGAGATTGATAAAGGATCAATAACATTGAGAAATATGAAGAATAAAGATCAGCAGAACCTCCCCTTAGACCCTTTTAAGCTCCCACAGGAGATATTAAAGTTAATCACCGGATAGCATCATCTTAAATACAAATTAGAATAATGTGTTCCGGCCGGCTTATTCTGTGAGGTGTAAACCGGAAACAGCCTGAGGTTGCGTTATCTGACGAAAAGCTTGCCAATATCCCTTCAAAGAAGATACAATAACATGTATAACAAGAAAGAGGAGGCAATATGATTAAACACAACACCTATTTTGATGGTAAAGTACAGAGTCTGGGAATAAACACTGCAGAAGGATACGCGACCGTGGGTGTAATGGAACCCGGTGCATATACATTCTCTACCGCGTCAGAAGAGCATATGGTAATTATTGAAGGATCAATGAAGGTAAGGTTGCCGGGCAAAGAGTGGCAGGAAGTCAGGAAAAACGAAAAGATAATTGTCGGGAAAGACGCATCTTTCGACATAGATGCAGCAGTTGAAGTGGGTTATATCTGTTACTATAAGTGAGGAGCAAGGGGGGGAGTCCTTCGGGATACAGGTGTTTGTATATATAGCGTGAGATTTAAATTAACGTACTAAACTTGATGAAATATATCAATAGTGCTACAAAAATATTAGGTAGTAAAAGTCGAAAATGAGAAAAATAAAGTTTCGTGACATTTCGATCCGCGGACTTTTTAAATTTATTATCCCCGCGCTATCAGTGGTTCTTGCTGTTTTCCTTATCGCCTATTATGTTGTCCTGCCTGCACCTCCCGGCGCTATCGTCATGACTACAGGAATTGAAGGTCGTACTTATGCTGCTTTCGGTGAGCGCTACAAGGAAATCCTGGCGCGCTCAAATGTACATCTTAAGTTGCTCAATTCTTCCGGATCAGTGGAAAATTTCAAGCGACTGAACGATAAAAAGATAGGGTTTGATGTCGGATTTGTTCAAGGAGGAACGGGTTCCGGTATCGAAGCGCCGAATCTGCTTTCCCTGGGAAGCATCACGTACAGTCCTCTGTGGGTGTTTTATAGAAGTGAAAAAACGCTCGATGATTTTTCACAGCTCAAAGGAAAGAGGATCGCAATAGGTCCGGAGGGCAGCGGTCTGAGAAAAATATCACTCGACTTGCTCAAAGCCGGCAACGCAGCGGATCTACCGACCACCCTCCTGGATCTTGCAGACGGAACCGGGATTAAGGCGCTGAAGGAAGGCCAGATTGACGTTCTTATTACAATCGGCTCAACCGATACAATATTTATGCAGGAATTACTTAATACTCATAACGTGAAGCTTATGAATTTAGGCCAGGCAGAAGCATATACAAGGCTTGTCCCCGGCCTGTCCCATGTGGTATTGCCGAAGGGCATAATAAACATCGCGAAAAGATTGCCGCCATCGGATATCAATCTCGTTGCACCAACAACAAATCTTATTGTGCGTAACACGATGCACCCGGCCCTGATGTATCTTCTCCTCGATGCCGCGGCTGAGATTCATGCGGATGCCGGTTGGGTAAATAAAGCGGGAGAATTTCCTGCTCCCAAGGTGCAGGAAATTCCACTAAGCGACCAGGCAGAAAGGTTCTATAAAACGGGCCGTCCTTTTTTGCTCGATTACCTGCCTTTTTGGGTTGCCGTATTGTTGGACCGCATAATCAAGATATTGATTCCTGTGCTTGCAGTTATATTTCCTCTTATGAGAATCCTGCCCTGGTTTTATTCCTGGCGGAACAGATCAAAACTCTATCGTTTGTATGGCGAATTGAAATATCTTGAGTTAGAAATAACTCAACAATTGCGACCAGGACATGTTATGGATTATTCCGCAAAACTCGACCGGATCGAGGCGGCGGCCAATAAAGTCAGTATACCACTCAATTTCTATGGCGAACTTTACACATTGAAAGAGCATATCGAGCTGGTGCGTAAAAAAGTGGAGAGATGGGGGTCAAATCTTTATCCTTGACTTTAGGCTGTGACTGGTGACATTTCACACTATAGGATGATTGCGGGCATCAAAAGTTTTCTCCATACATCGCATTATATTCGGGCATGAAACAATGGCGAATTGTCTGGAGCAGACTTAAACAATAATGGTATACATTAAAAATGAAGAAACACTACGCCTGGGTCATTGCCTTCACGGGGACCCTTGTTCTGCTCCTCTCCCACGGATTCGGAAGAATGTCATACTCGGTAATACTCCCCTCTATGAGGGAGGGGTTAGGCCTCAGCTATACACAGGTCGGTCTCATCGGGACAGGCAATTTTATAGGATATCTCTGTCTCGCCGTCATCGGGGGTTTCCTTGCAGCCCGGTTCGGGGCAAGGAGGCTGATCTTTATCTCCCTTATAGTCATGGGGATAAGCCTTTTTCTCACAGGCCTTTCGAACTCATTTATGGCGGCTTTTCTCATGAGGCTCATCACCGGTTTGGGGAATGGAGGGAGTTATGTGCCCATGATGGCGCTTCCTGCAGCCTGGTTTGTCGCAAGGAAGAGGGGGCTCGCTATGGGAATCAACACCATCGGTACCGGCCTGGGCTTCTCAATTTCAGGGTTGGTTCTGCCCTATTTCATACTTCAATATGGAGAAATTGGATGGAGGTATGCGTGGTGTTTGATGGGAGCCATCACCTTTATCGGAGCCTTCGTCTGCTATAGCCTTCTGAGAGACAATCCCCGAGAAAAGGGTCTTTCAATGTATGGAGGGGATAGTACAGAAAAGACAGATGACGGGATAAGAAAACTTACCCTTTTTACTACCTGGCAGGAGGTAGTAAGTGAAAAAGAGATCTGGAAGCTCGGATGCGTCTATTTCATGTATGGATTCTCCTATATCATCTATCTAACCTTCTTCATCGCGTTTCTGACAAAGGAGATAGGGCTTACCCCAAAAAGTGCCGGGGCAATATTTGCAGTGATAGGGCTCCTCTGTATCATCAGCGGGACCATATGGGGGAGCATTTCTGATATCCTGGGAAGAAGGTATGGTTCAGTGCTCGGGTATATCAGCCTTGCCCTTGCCTACCTCCTGCCCGCTGTCTCCCAGGGAACTCCTTCCATTTATGTCTCTGCCGTTCTGTTCGGCATTACCATGTCTGCAATACCAGTGATTATGGCGGCGGCTGCCGGTGATGCGGTGGGCGGAAGACTGGCCCCGGCCGGGCTCGGGATTGTTACGTTATTCTTTGGTGTAGGTCAGGCCTTTGGCCCTGCGATCGCAGGATGGATCAAGGACACAACGGGCACATTTACATATGCCTTTTTACTATCGGCGGGGGTCTCTTTTATGGGCGCCCTCCTTTCTCTGTTTCTGAGAAGGAAAGGTTGTTAGCAACATGCAGGGTCCCGGGGACAGAAAATGATCGGCGCCAAGTCTTTACGGAAAAATCCCTTAATGTATTAGATGATTTCTACAACCCCGCTTTCGATGTTATAATATGCGCCGGCTATTTTTAATTTGCCGCTGCTTACAAGATCAGACAGAATCGGTTTGGAAGATGCAATCTTGTTGACAACGAGTTTAACATTGGCTTTAATGGCGTTATCGATTATGTCTCCGGATTGGCTTTTTGCCTTTTCCACGGCAGGGGCAATGACCTTCACGATATCTGCGATATGACCATGCGCTTCACCACCCTGAACGGTTGCGCTTACTGCGCCACATTTCCCGTGACCGAGTACCACAACAAGATGCGTACCCAGGTGGCCAACGGCATATTCGATGCTGCCAAGGGCTATATCATCTACGATGTTACCGGCCACGCGTATTATAAACAGGTCGCCTAAGCCCTGATCGAATATGATTTCCGGAGGTATGCGTGAATCTGAACAGCCTACTATCACGGCAAAAGGCGCTTGGCCATTTGAGACTTCAGCACGGCGTTCAGCCGTTTGATTCGGATGCACAGGCTTTGAAGCGACGAACCGTTTATTGCCTTCTAATAGTTTCAGCATAGCATCATCGTTTATCATTTTTTCCTCCTTTTTTAAAAAGTTAACTGCTCACCATCACTGCTTCAGAACTCATAACCTCAATGCAATACTTATTCGTTGGCTGTTATATAATATTTTATTCCGCATCCTATCACAACCGGGGATTGCATCACTACTTCCACTGTTGTCAGTACGTCGGGGTCTGCATGTTTCTTCAGTATATTAAAAGATTTAGAAAAAATCATCAAGATTTTAATAAAGCAATCAACATCTTGTTCTATTAGTAACGGATGTTGATAGTGTCCGCCAAAAACATCATATATCTCATTACAGAACGTGTTGTAAACCTCCACCATGGATCCCATAACAGTCTCGAATGTTTCGGACGGCGGGCTTATTGTCGTAATATGCCTGCCGATTGAGCCGGGCCTGTCAACCTTAGCTTCTTGAAGTGATTATATGTTGAGACAAAATCCTGCTCGTGATAAGTGAAACAAGTCCCTTCGTCCAAATTCCTTTTTTTTCTAAAAATGGGGCGGGGAGAGATTACAAAAAAACATCGGGGCGGGGAGCTTACGCCCCAACGTGAAAAACTTCAGAAAACATAAACTCAGAATCCAGAAAAACAACTACCTGGGGGAAGAGGCAACCCGAAACCCGTAGTTGTAGCCCTGATTCGACGGCCTGAAGTAGTCCCAGGTCGAAGCACGGACGCCCCACGGATTGTAGCTGCTCCGGTCCGATGCACGGATGTCCCTCTGATTGTCGTTCCAACCGCCGCCACGAAGCACCTTGGCACTACCGGAAGCAGGTCCATGAGGATTATCGCGAGGACTGTTTTTGTAATATTCGTTGTCGTAATAATCAGACACCCATTCCCATACATTGCCGGACATGTCATAAAGACCCAGAGAGTTGGGACTTTTCTGACCGACGGGATGAGTTTTACTGCCTGAGTTCGAGGTGTACCAGGCATAGCTCCCAAGGTCTGAATCGGAACTTGTGCCTGCGTATTTTTCTTTCTTCCCGCCACTGCGGGCGGCATATTCCCACTCCGCCTCAGTGGGTAGGCAATAGGATTTGCCGGTTATACTGTTGAGCTTTTGGATGAAGTCCTGAATGTCATTCCAGGAGACCTTTTCTACAGGGCAGGTATCGCCGCATGATGAAAAGTGTGAGGGGTTATTTCCCATGATAGCCTTCCATTGTCCCTGGGTGACCTCGTATTTCCCAATGTAAAAGTCACTGACGCAGACCTCGTGCACGGGCTTTTCATATGCAAAACCATCACCGAAGGTATCGCCCATCTGGAAACACCCGCCCTTGACTAAGACGAACTCCATGCCCGTTACGGAGTCAGTGAAAGAGCGTGGGATAGAGGATACCGGAGCAGGTTTTTGCGCCATGGCAAGGCGCTGTACCTCCAGTTTCCTCTTCTCTTCTGCAAGGGCCCGTTGCTGAGCCTCCAATTTTATTTTCTCCTCGGATAGTTTCCTTTCCTCATCTGCCCTTCTTCTTTCTGCCTCGGTTCTCGCCCTTTCCTCATCTGCCCTTCTTCTTTCTGCCTCGGTTCTCGCCCTTTCCTCATCTGCCCTTCTTCTTTCTGCCTCGGTTCTCGCCCTTTCCTCATCTGCCTTTCTTCTTTCTGCCTCGGTTCTCGCCCTTTCCTCATCTATCTTTTTCCTCTCCGATTCAACGGCCAGTCTTTCCTGCTCTAGCTTCTGCCTTTCTGAGTCGATGTAGCCTGTTCCCGGGCCAGAGGTAGCAGGAGAGAAAGAGGCAATCTGAGGAGGATTGAAATAAAATTCCCCTTGAAGGGAGGAATGATCCCAGGATATCTGCTTGCCCCCTGTTTCCATGATCAGTCTCTGGCGGACACCCTTAAAGACCTGTTCGATGGAAAGACCGGGGTATTTTATGTATTCCAGGAGGGCTGATGTGTAAGGGCTGTTTCTGCCGTCACCGTCCCGGGCTACCTGGCCAGGACTTGTGGAACATGCGATAAAGGTGCCCAGGGAGGCGTTGCTGATATCGGCAAGGCCACGGGTGGCAGAGCGGAAATTCCGGACATAAGGGTTGTCCCTGCAGGCGTCCATGATGACAATATTGAGGCCGTTATTGGCATAAGCCATTTCGTCTAAAATCTTTCCGGCATTAAGGGAAGTGTATTTTACGTCCGATTCTTTATTGATTTTTGCGCCAATGGGGATAAGATAATTGGTGCCTTCCATCTGTAAACCATGCCCCGCATAATAGAAGAGACCTACACCTCCTCTTTTCAGACGGTTCCCGAATTCTTCCAGGCCTTCTTCCATGGACTTGAGTGTGGCATTCTTTTTGAGGATTACCGTAAAGCCGAGTTCCTGTAATGTTGATGCCATATCTGATGCATCATTGGCAGGGTTCTTTAAGGGTGAGGAATCGTAGGAGCTGTTACCGATGACAAGGGCAAGTCTCGATGAGGTATCGGTGGTACGGTAGGGGACAGGAGGAGCGACCCTTCTTGCCTTCTTCTGCTTGGTTTTGACTGCTTCAGGTTTTGCCTGAGCCGAGGTATGACCGGGGAGAGAAAGAATAAAAGCTAATGAGAACATGAGAAGGATGATGAGCGCTATTAATCGTCGCATAATAACCCGTAAATAATGACTTTAATTTTATGTGAGTATATCATGGTACACACTCTTCTTGTAAAGATAAAAAAACAGGACAGGTAGATTCAACTACCTGATTTGCCTTCACTCTTTTGCGATAACAAATTAGCATCGAGTTTCCTGACTTTCTTTACCCGCATCTCTCCCGGAAGGGAAAGCTAAGCTGAAAATCAGGCTTCTTTACTTCAATAGACTCACAGATACCGGACTTATCAGCAAAGAGCGGGCTATCGGAAGTTCACGGAAAAAAAGAAGAAGCTGTATTAAGTTATTTATTTTTTTATGAACATCACCGGCGTTCCCTTTTACCCCCTCCATATGGATCATGGGAACAGGAAAGAAGACAAAATCCCGGCTATGGTTGTTGTTTCGCTATACAAATCATGCGAATCTTGATAACATAATGTCTGTCATATTTCCATTCAGTTAACAAAACAGGAGCAGGGTTTATGATAAAAAGACGGCGCTTATCCGGTCGCCTGACAGGGGACATCCTGGGGGGTCTTACTGCTATGCTCGTGGCTCTGCCTTCGGCCATTGCTTTCGGGATCATCATCTATTCTCCTCTCGGCTCACAATATGCAGGCAAGGCTGTTGTTGCCGGTATGATAGGTGCAGTTGCCCTTGGGCTGATCGCGCCGCTTTTTGGCGGTACGCCGCGGCTTATCACAGCCCCTTGCGCCCCTGCGGCCGCTGTGCTTTCTGTTTTTGTCGGTCAGCTTGTAAAGAGCGGAGACATACCGTTGGAGGCTATCCCCTTCTATGTGGCTCTGGTCGCCCTCTTAGCCGGTATCATTCAGTTTCTGGCAGGTAGCTTCGGCGGTGGTAAATTCATTAAATATATTCCTTATCCTGTAGTAGCCGGTTACCTGAGCGGCGTCGGGATTTTGATTTTCCTTGGACAATTACCGAAATTTCTGGGGCTTCCAAAAGGAATCAACATCTTGCAAGGCGTTTTACAGCCTGTTGTCTGGAACGGGACGAG is a window from the Pseudomonadota bacterium genome containing:
- a CDS encoding SUMF1/EgtB/PvdO family nonheme iron enzyme, whose translation is MRRLIALIILLMFSLAFILSLPGHTSAQAKPEAVKTKQKKARRVAPPVPYRTTDTSSRLALVIGNSSYDSSPLKNPANDASDMASTLQELGFTVILKKNATLKSMEEGLEEFGNRLKRGGVGLFYYAGHGLQMEGTNYLIPIGAKINKESDVKYTSLNAGKILDEMAYANNGLNIVIMDACRDNPYVRNFRSATRGLADISNASLGTFIACSTSPGQVARDGDGRNSPYTSALLEYIKYPGLSIEQVFKGVRQRLIMETGGKQISWDHSSLQGEFYFNPPQIASFSPATSGPGTGYIDSERQKLEQERLAVESERKKIDEERARTEAERRKADEERARTEAERRRADEERARTEAERRRADEERARTEAERRRADEERKLSEEKIKLEAQQRALAEEKRKLEVQRLAMAQKPAPVSSIPRSFTDSVTGMEFVLVKGGCFQMGDTFGDGFAYEKPVHEVCVSDFYIGKYEVTQGQWKAIMGNNPSHFSSCGDTCPVEKVSWNDIQDFIQKLNSITGKSYCLPTEAEWEYAARSGGKKEKYAGTSSDSDLGSYAWYTSNSGSKTHPVGQKSPNSLGLYDMSGNVWEWVSDYYDNEYYKNSPRDNPHGPASGSAKVLRGGGWNDNQRDIRASDRSSYNPWGVRASTWDYFRPSNQGYNYGFRVASSPR
- a CDS encoding carbonic anhydrase, translating into MINDDAMLKLLEGNKRFVASKPVHPNQTAERRAEVSNGQAPFAVIVGCSDSRIPPEIIFDQGLGDLFIIRVAGNIVDDIALGSIEYAVGHLGTHLVVVLGHGKCGAVSATVQGGEAHGHIADIVKVIAPAVEKAKSQSGDIIDNAIKANVKLVVNKIASSKPILSDLVSSGKLKIAGAYYNIESGVVEII
- a CDS encoding pyrimidine/purine nucleoside phosphorylase — protein: MIKHNTYFDGKVQSLGINTAEGYATVGVMEPGAYTFSTASEEHMVIIEGSMKVRLPGKEWQEVRKNEKIIVGKDASFDIDAAVEVGYICYYK
- the hisS gene encoding histidine--tRNA ligase gives rise to the protein MEKIKTLRGFRDILGEEIHKFRLIENISRKYFGLLGFKEIEIPVLEKTELFVRSIGDTTDIVEKEMFTFTDIGGDSLTLRPEATAGMVRSYLQEGMYVKERMSKVFTIGPMFRHERPQKGRFREFHQVDVEVFGVSEPLVDAELLWMISLILHELNIRDYRMEVNSVGCKTCRETFRDMLVSYFEEKKDGLCEDCNRRLQRNPLRIFDCKNAQCIEISRHSPLLYNYLCNGCREHFDAFLEYINGFGVEVVINKRLVRGLDYYTKTVFEITSDDLGAQKAFIAGGRYDNLVEEMGGPSTPGIGFGAGVERLALLMKTPALSEKPSCFLAYMGDRARDYLVPLLKSFTKEGLPLNYSYEGKSLKSQMRYADSLHADFVLILGDDEIDKGSITLRNMKNKDQQNLPLDPFKLPQEILKLITG
- a CDS encoding MFS transporter; protein product: MKKHYAWVIAFTGTLVLLLSHGFGRMSYSVILPSMREGLGLSYTQVGLIGTGNFIGYLCLAVIGGFLAARFGARRLIFISLIVMGISLFLTGLSNSFMAAFLMRLITGLGNGGSYVPMMALPAAWFVARKRGLAMGINTIGTGLGFSISGLVLPYFILQYGEIGWRYAWCLMGAITFIGAFVCYSLLRDNPREKGLSMYGGDSTEKTDDGIRKLTLFTTWQEVVSEKEIWKLGCVYFMYGFSYIIYLTFFIAFLTKEIGLTPKSAGAIFAVIGLLCIISGTIWGSISDILGRRYGSVLGYISLALAYLLPAVSQGTPSIYVSAVLFGITMSAIPVIMAAAAGDAVGGRLAPAGLGIVTLFFGVGQAFGPAIAGWIKDTTGTFTYAFLLSAGVSFMGALLSLFLRRKGC
- a CDS encoding C4-dicarboxylate ABC transporter substrate-binding protein — translated: MRKIKFRDISIRGLFKFIIPALSVVLAVFLIAYYVVLPAPPGAIVMTTGIEGRTYAAFGERYKEILARSNVHLKLLNSSGSVENFKRLNDKKIGFDVGFVQGGTGSGIEAPNLLSLGSITYSPLWVFYRSEKTLDDFSQLKGKRIAIGPEGSGLRKISLDLLKAGNAADLPTTLLDLADGTGIKALKEGQIDVLITIGSTDTIFMQELLNTHNVKLMNLGQAEAYTRLVPGLSHVVLPKGIINIAKRLPPSDINLVAPTTNLIVRNTMHPALMYLLLDAAAEIHADAGWVNKAGEFPAPKVQEIPLSDQAERFYKTGRPFLLDYLPFWVAVLLDRIIKILIPVLAVIFPLMRILPWFYSWRNRSKLYRLYGELKYLELEITQQLRPGHVMDYSAKLDRIEAAANKVSIPLNFYGELYTLKEHIELVRKKVERWGSNLYP